The Cellulomonas sp. S1-8 genome has a window encoding:
- a CDS encoding HAD-IIB family hydrolase has translation MTYELALFDLDDTLAPSKSKVHPEIVDLIVALTRVAQVGIISGGRFEQFDAQLLSSIDDTAALARLHVLPTCGTRYLVHDGAEWSEIYSEPLTDDESARAAAAVEESARALGLWEESTWGDRIELRGSQVTFSALGQEAPVDAKAAWDPDGAKKERLRAAVAEQLPDLEVRSGGSTSVDITRKGIDKAYGVNRLLARLGLEPTQAVFFGDRLDEGGNDYPVISTGVPCIAVTGWEDTPGKVRAALPEAFA, from the coding sequence ATGACCTACGAGCTCGCGCTCTTCGACCTGGACGACACGCTCGCACCCTCGAAGAGCAAGGTGCACCCCGAGATCGTCGACCTGATCGTCGCGCTCACGCGCGTCGCGCAGGTCGGCATCATCTCCGGCGGCCGCTTCGAGCAGTTCGACGCCCAGCTGCTGTCGTCGATCGACGACACCGCGGCGCTGGCGCGCCTGCACGTCCTGCCGACGTGCGGCACCCGCTACCTGGTGCACGACGGCGCCGAGTGGTCCGAGATCTACAGCGAGCCCCTGACGGACGACGAGTCCGCCCGTGCGGCCGCGGCCGTCGAGGAGTCCGCCCGCGCTCTCGGACTGTGGGAGGAGAGCACCTGGGGCGACCGCATCGAGCTGCGCGGCAGCCAGGTGACGTTCTCCGCCCTCGGCCAGGAGGCCCCGGTCGACGCGAAGGCCGCGTGGGACCCGGACGGCGCCAAGAAGGAGCGGCTGCGCGCGGCCGTCGCCGAGCAGCTCCCCGACCTCGAGGTCCGCTCCGGCGGGTCGACGTCCGTGGACATCACCCGCAAGGGCATCGACAAGGCGTACGGCGTCAACCGCCTGCTCGCGCGCCTGGGCCTGGAGCCGACGCAGGCCGTGTTCTTCGGTGACCGCCTCGACGAGGGCGGCAACGACTACCCCGTCATCTCGACGGGCGTCCCCTGCATCGCGGTGACGGGCTGGGAGGACACCCCCGGCAAGGTCCGCGCGGCCCTCCCGGAGGCGTTCGCCTGA
- the speD gene encoding S-adenosylmethionine decarboxylase gives MHRNHVYVFDVAGAPAAALDDLDVVRTALSDLVADAGLHPVGSEAVHRFAPQGLSLAILLAESHVAVHTWPEHGTAYVTLTTCRRPADGFVERTRAALADALSGEVVARTVADA, from the coding sequence GTGCACCGCAACCACGTGTACGTGTTCGACGTCGCCGGGGCTCCCGCCGCCGCTCTCGACGACCTGGACGTCGTCCGCACCGCGCTGAGCGATCTCGTCGCCGACGCCGGGCTGCACCCCGTCGGGTCGGAGGCGGTCCACCGCTTCGCGCCGCAGGGGCTGAGCCTGGCGATCCTGCTCGCGGAGTCGCACGTCGCGGTCCACACGTGGCCCGAGCACGGCACGGCCTACGTGACGCTGACAACGTGCCGGCGCCCGGCCGACGGGTTCGTCGAGCGCACGCGCGCGGCCCTCGCCGACGCGCTGAGCGGCGAGGTCGTCGCCCGCACGGTCGCCGACGCGTGA
- a CDS encoding DUF350 domain-containing protein, with protein MIIADLLSTILYSVLGIVLLLVTLVVVNRVFKLNLHRELVDEHNVAFGILIAGVAVAIGIIIAGVIGS; from the coding sequence GTGATCATCGCCGACCTGCTCTCGACCATCCTCTACTCGGTCCTCGGCATCGTCCTGCTGCTCGTCACGCTCGTGGTGGTGAACAGGGTGTTCAAGCTGAACCTGCACCGCGAGCTCGTCGACGAGCACAACGTCGCCTTCGGCATCCTCATCGCGGGGGTCGCGGTGGCGATCGGCATCATCATCGCGGGCGTCATCGGGTCCTGA
- a CDS encoding polyamine aminopropyltransferase, whose translation MDVEEQPAGPGPGPVAGGPLRLGGRTMDRPTVFAAALLVAVGGIVYELILGTAASYLVGDSVVAFSVATGVTLFGMGLGSLLAPRLPGPSGIAFVRNELALGLVGGASVLVLFWAYGSTDLYWPVFVLLALAIGVGIGVEIPLLVALLKEHGRDTSVGLLSKVLALDYLGALLASLLFPFVLLPTLGLVRTALAVAILNVGVALFMLARMGHQPRWTWSTSGALVLLLAVFAVSSGIEAALSTRLYEDPVVAATTSRYQKLVVTDFQGDVRLYLDDQLQFSSADEARYHETLAHTTLTSVAAPASVAILGGGDGLLAREVLRYPSVREVVVVDLDPAVTDLARTNRLVRDLNEGSLDDPRVTVVNADAFGWVRDTDATFDAVLVDLVDPSNERVAKLYSVEFYSAVAAHLRPGGVMATQATSTYFTPHAFWQVVATVEAGAPGRTVVPLSMNVPSFGEWGFALSLPGAGSSLLTSTPLPDGLRFHDARSLGATTRLPGDLPARDAVPSTLLSPRIHTTYQQDMEHWRY comes from the coding sequence GTGGACGTCGAGGAGCAGCCTGCGGGCCCGGGACCGGGACCCGTCGCGGGGGGACCGCTGCGGCTGGGCGGGCGGACGATGGACCGGCCCACGGTCTTCGCGGCGGCGCTGCTGGTCGCCGTCGGCGGCATCGTCTACGAGCTGATCCTCGGCACGGCCGCGTCGTACCTCGTCGGCGACTCCGTCGTCGCGTTCTCGGTGGCGACGGGCGTGACGCTGTTCGGCATGGGCCTGGGCTCGCTGCTCGCACCCCGCCTGCCGGGGCCGTCGGGCATCGCGTTCGTGCGCAACGAGCTCGCGCTGGGGCTCGTCGGCGGGGCGTCGGTGCTGGTGCTGTTCTGGGCGTACGGGTCGACTGACCTGTACTGGCCGGTGTTCGTGCTGCTCGCGCTGGCGATCGGCGTGGGCATCGGTGTGGAGATCCCGCTGCTGGTCGCGCTGCTCAAGGAGCACGGGCGGGACACGTCGGTCGGGCTGCTGTCGAAGGTGCTGGCGCTGGACTACCTGGGGGCGCTGCTCGCCTCCCTGCTGTTCCCGTTCGTGCTGCTGCCGACCCTCGGCCTGGTGCGCACGGCCCTGGCCGTCGCGATCCTCAACGTGGGCGTCGCCCTGTTCATGCTCGCGCGCATGGGCCACCAGCCCCGGTGGACGTGGTCGACGTCGGGCGCGCTGGTGCTGCTGCTGGCGGTGTTCGCCGTCTCGTCGGGGATCGAGGCGGCGCTCAGCACGCGGCTCTACGAGGACCCGGTGGTCGCCGCGACGACGTCGCGGTACCAGAAGCTCGTCGTCACCGACTTCCAGGGGGACGTGCGGCTGTACCTGGACGACCAGCTGCAGTTCTCCTCGGCCGACGAGGCGCGGTACCACGAGACGCTCGCGCACACGACGCTGACGTCGGTCGCGGCACCGGCGTCCGTGGCGATCCTGGGCGGCGGCGACGGCCTGCTCGCGCGCGAGGTGCTGCGGTACCCCTCGGTGCGTGAGGTCGTCGTGGTGGACCTGGACCCGGCCGTCACCGACCTGGCGCGGACCAACCGGCTGGTCCGGGACCTCAACGAGGGCTCGTTGGACGACCCGCGCGTCACGGTGGTCAACGCCGACGCGTTCGGCTGGGTCCGGGACACCGACGCGACGTTCGACGCGGTCCTGGTCGACCTGGTCGACCCGTCGAACGAGCGCGTCGCCAAGCTCTACTCGGTGGAGTTCTACTCGGCCGTCGCCGCGCACCTGCGGCCCGGGGGCGTGATGGCGACCCAGGCCACGTCGACGTACTTCACGCCGCACGCGTTCTGGCAGGTGGTCGCGACGGTCGAGGCCGGGGCACCGGGGCGCACGGTGGTGCCGCTGAGCATGAACGTGCCGTCGTTCGGCGAGTGGGGGTTCGCGCTCAGCCTGCCTGGTGCGGGGTCGTCGCTGCTGACCTCGACGCCCCTGCCCGACGGTCTGCGGTTCCACGACGCGAGGTCGCTGGGCGCCACGACGCGCCTGCCGGGCGACCTGCCCGCGCGCGACGCCGTGCCGTCGACGCTGCTGTCGCCCCGCATCCACACGACCTACCAGCAGGACATGGAGCACTGGCGGTACTAG